Below is a window of Brachyspira hampsonii DNA.
GCTGTTTTTCTGTGAAAAGCTCCCAAGTATCATAACCTACTACAGCAGGATAGGCATTATATTTTTCATACCAATACTTGAAAATTGCTGCCTGCGTTTCAGGATTAGGACAGTCATTGAATCCGCCCATTGGAATATAGCATGCCAATTCATAAGGATTAAGAGTAGGAATTTTTGCTAATATTAAATCAACCGTAACAGGATTATCTAAACTATAATCATAATAGGAACAAAAACTATTCACAACTTCAAAGCCTTCTACTATAGGAGCATTGAATGATTTTTTTATTTCTTCAATATATTCTTTATCATCATAAATATCTTCAATATTCTGATGCAAATATTCTTTATAGTTTACTTCTTTGGATTTTTCTATATATTCATTTATTAATTTTTTTGAATCTTCAATTTCTGCATCATTGTCTTCCAAAAACATTTCAATCGCTTCAGTGAGTATATCTGTAGGTATTATTATTAAAGGAGTGTATCCTTCTTTTTTTCCTTTCTCCAAATTCTCTTTATACCAATTCATTATTTTAGTATCATCTTTAAGTCCGCCTTCAAGTATTTCATAATCGCATTTTATAAAATCTGTTATAAATTTTATATTCTCATTCATATATGCTCCTAATTATTAAATTAATCAACGCTATATTCTGCTTCACTGTCTCCGCTTATAACAAATCTGTAAGGGTTAGTAGGAAGTATTTTAACTAAATAATTATACAATAAAGTAGAACTTTGAAGTACATTGTTATTAGTATTATAATAAAAATATTTAGGATAATCTAATACATATTTATAATAAGGATTATTTTTTGAACTTACTAATTCTCCTATTTTATTATTAACTTTCCATAGGAAATATACTGACTTATCTGTGAAATAATTTGTATTAGGATCATTAAGTATATAAGAGAAGAAGTCTGATGATTTTAAGTAGTCATAATTCTTATATGAATTCATAGCAGCCTTATAATTTTCAAATATATCTCCCATATTCTGAATATTATTTGTCATATATCTTAAATAGCTCCAGCCTACTATAGGTCCGTAATAAGTATCATATTTTACTAAAGCCCAATCTTCTCTTGCCCTCTCTTTAGGATTATATACATTTGTCTTATTAAGCACTGTTACAAAATCATAATTATATAATGTATAAAGTTCTTTTTCAGTTCCCGGAGTAATAGCAGGTATTCTGTCTCTTATTATAATTCCATTTCCTATAACATAGTATTCTTCTTCAAATTCTGCTTTTATAGCATCTATTCTTTTTTGTACAGTTTCCATAGTGCCTTTATAATTTTTATTTTCAGCAGAAGTTAAAGTAAAAGGCAGATTATCAGGGAAATATGATTGATTATGTAATATGCTGTCTTGAAGTACGCTTGTTCTGTATCTGTCTGAGAATCTTCTTAAATAAGTAATATTTGTAATAAATTTAGCTTTATCATTTTCATTTTGTATGCTGCTGAATCTATGTCTTATGCTGAAGTAGTAAGCAAAATCTTTCAAAGGAAAAACACTTTCTTCATCTTGAAGTATTCTGTCGAATATATATCCGTTAAAAGAGTATTGTCCGTCTTTTGCTATTATTCCCATTTGATTGTATATATTTTTTAATGAGGATTGTAAGTTTGTAACTGCTTCATCATCATTATTTTCTTCACCTTCAACTATACCCTCGGATAATAATTGAGTGTAGAATTCTTCTATGTATGCCGGTTCATTTTCTACCATATATATTAATGTCTGTCCTAAAAGATATGATGCCTCGCTTTCATAATAACTTGAAGGGTAGGTGAATAAAAATCTTGCTAAAGTTTCAAAACCTTCTTTATAGCTTGATGATAATATTTGATTTCTTCCTGTGATGAATGTTGTAAGTTCATTATACGGAGATTGTGCATTTTCTTCTTCTGTTTTTGGCAGAGTTTTTAAAAAGTCTCCTAAAGGTCCGTAATCCTCTGTGCTTTCTATATCTTTTAATTTTCTATACTCATTTATTGAATCTGCCGCTTTGCATGAACTAAGTAGTACAGCAGATATTAATACAATTATACTTAATAATATTTTATTCATATTTAATTTAC
It encodes the following:
- a CDS encoding DUF4253 domain-containing protein; protein product: MNENIKFITDFIKCDYEILEGGLKDDTKIMNWYKENLEKGKKEGYTPLIIIPTDILTEAIEMFLEDNDAEIEDSKKLINEYIEKSKEVNYKEYLHQNIEDIYDDKEYIEEIKKSFNAPIVEGFEVVNSFCSYYDYSLDNPVTVDLILAKIPTLNPYELACYIPMGGFNDCPNPETQAAIFKYWYEKYNAYPAVVGYDTWELFTEKQPQTEEEARELAIEHYYFCFDRVDQSGEDYDHGKLAGTLLKSDVWYFWWD